One Dioscorea cayenensis subsp. rotundata cultivar TDr96_F1 chromosome 17, TDr96_F1_v2_PseudoChromosome.rev07_lg8_w22 25.fasta, whole genome shotgun sequence DNA window includes the following coding sequences:
- the LOC120280479 gene encoding uncharacterized protein LOC120280479: protein MVPPLGFTWVFLAGMWNMQSDVGHPMVESNFSSKEPPDLDKNHSPYTDKDSPDNLYESDDSVSDFEQKLQVLLPGLQGDIGSNLTEQPKSTRRSERGLGKPAKRFLVKDFLNLHFANVCCLQESKLEEISLASWREIGGSRLDQFLCVPARGTAGGIIIGWNSGILTGKLVKKGLFSLTVDFYSKRDNLLWRCTTVYGPNARTLKQDFWDELRSCLDSQEIPWIICGDFNAIFDLGDKSGGPPNLEDIRDANAFLHDLHLLEPPMKGRRFSWTNGQAEPTWVKLDRFIVNGTCANLFPKMIQNSLPRLGSDHVPIRLEVGYHCSKPRPFRYELAWSTVEGFHDLVKIWWEECSPEGCGAFILAKRVASLREGDNNTSFFHAVANGRRNCNFITNISAKGDLSTDPKDIGRVFTEQFKQQFGHRRRSRFKIDFGKLLAHKNTVDLSFLERSFSLEEIKEVVFDLGRDKAPGPDGFPIQFFRQFWEILKYDLLKLCEDFYFGKANLERINWVNFALIPKMESPETPVDFRPISLINSSLKILSKILATRLSKVMNRLVDVDQLAFLKGRFILDNIATAEELIFSLHKRRIPSHILKVDFAKDFDLVDWDFLFDLLITRGFGDRWVGWIKCILASSKASILVNGSPNGYIR from the exons ATGGTTCCGCCATTGGGGTTCACTTGGGTTTTCCTAGCAGGAATGTGGAATATGCAATCTGATGTGGGCCATCCCATGGTCGAGAGTAATTTTTCTAGTAAAGAACCTCCTGATCTTGATAAAAATCACTCCCCTTATACCGATAAAGATTCACCTGATAACTTGTATGAGTCGGATGACTCAGTCTCTGATTTCGAACAGAAATTACAGGTACTATTGCCGGGTTTGCAAGGAGATATAGGGTCAAATTTAACTGAGCAACCAAAAAGCACCAGAAGGAgtgaaag GGGGTTAGGGAAACCGGCTAAACGGTTTCTGGTTAAAGACTTTTTAAACCTACATTTTGCGAATGTGTGTTGCCTCCAAGAGTCTAAATTGGAGGAGATTTCCCTAGCTTCGTGGAGGGAGATCGGTGGGAGTCGGTTAGATCAATTTCTTTGTGTTCCGGCTCGTGGTACGGCGGGTGGTATCATTATTGGTTGGAACAGCGGGATCTTGACGGGGAAGTTGGTAAAGAAAGGTCTTTTTAGTTTGACGGTGGATTTTTATTCTAAACGAGATAATCTGCTGTGGCGATGCACCACTGTCTACGGGCCAAATGCAAGGACTCTGAAGCAGGACTTTTGGGATGAGTTACGATCTTGCTTGGACTCACAGGAGATTCCTTGGATCATCTGTGGGGACTTTAATGCCATCTTCGATTTGGGTGACAAAAGCGGGGGTCCACCTAATCTAGAGGATATTAGGGACGCAAATGCTTTTTTACACGACCTGCATTTATTGGAACCCCCTATGAAGGGAAGAAGGTTCTCCTGGACTAATGGGCAAGCGGAGCCAACATGGGTGAAACTTGATAGATTCATTGTCAATGGGACATGTGCAAACTTATTTCCCAAGATGATTCAGAATAGTCTACCGAGGCTGGGTTCGGATCATGTTCCTATTCGGCTGGAAGTGGGTTATCATTGCTCTAAGCCACGACCTTTTAGGTATGAGCTGGCTTGGTCAACGGTGGAGGGTTTTCATGATCTTGTTAAAATTTGGTGGGAGGAATGCTCTCCAGAAGGTTGTGGTGCCTTTATTTTAGCTAAAAGGGTGGCTAGTCTTAGAG AGGGGGATAACAACACCAGTTTTTTCCATGCGGTGGCAAATGGCCGGAGGAACTGTAATTTCATTACTAATATTAGCGCCAAAGGCGATTTATCGACCGATCCTAAGGATATTGGTAGAGTGTTTACTGAACAGTTCAAACAACAATTTGGGCATAGACGGAGATCGAGGTTCAAGATCGACTTTGGGAAACTCCTTGCGCACAAGAATACGGTCGATTTGTCTTTCCTTGAAAGATCCTTTTCTCTTGAGGAAATTAAGGaggttgtgtttgatttggGTAGAGATAAAGCGCCAGGCCCTGATGGGTTTCCCATTCAGTTCTTTAGGCAATTCTGGGAGATTCTGAAGTATGACTTGCTGAAGCTATGTGAGGATTTCTATTTTGGGAAAGCAAATTTAGAACGGATTAACTGGGTGAATTTTGCTCTCATTCCAAAGATGGAGTCACCGGAGACGCCAGTTGACTTTCGGCCCATTAGCCTAATTAACTCCTCGCTTAAAATCCTGTCCAAAATTCTGGCTACTCGACTTAGCAAAGTTATGAATCGCTTGGTGGATGTGGATCAATTGGCTTTCTTAAAAGGAAGATTCATACTTGATAATATTGCCACCGCGGAGGAGCTGATTTTCAGTCTACATAAGCGCAGAATCCCTAGCCACATCTTAAAAGTGGACTTTGCTAAGGATTTCGATCTCGTAGATTGGGATTTTCTCTTTGATCTTTTGATTACCAGGGGGTTCGGGGATAGATGGGTTGGTTGGATAAAGTGCATCCTTGCCTCATCAAAGGCCTCAATCCTGGTAAATGGTTCTCCAAATGGTTACATCCGTTAA